One genomic segment of Hordeum vulgare subsp. vulgare chromosome 2H, MorexV3_pseudomolecules_assembly, whole genome shotgun sequence includes these proteins:
- the LOC123424451 gene encoding uncharacterized protein LOC123424451 yields MNITFDLGHDDDHDNNIEIGMHADHLILVLPPAYFSTPKNTRQVVDRTYYSYGSKLTWLDKNHLILFIHDGEHYNNNYMIGNSYHGYVPLVHKFNHYNITSDYFVLLPETGCEVMLIKGDLYMVSLRPIPLSYHGKSRYVELKTPKNQTME; encoded by the exons ATGAACATTACGTTCGACCTTGGTCATGACGATGATCATGATAATAATATCGAAATTGGGATGCATGCAGATCACTTGATTCTAGTTCTACCTCCAG CTTATTTCTCTACTCCAAAAAATACACGACAGGTAGTAGATCGGACCTACTACAGTTATGGTTCTAAGCTTACTTGGTTGGATAAAAATCATCTGATCTTATTTATTCATGATGGAGAGCATTATAACAACAACTACATGATTGGCAACAGTTATCATGGATATGTACCACTAGTGCACAAGTTCAACCATTATAACATCACTTCAGACTACTTT GTACTCCTGCCAGAGACCGGGTGTGAAGTGATGCTTATCAAAGGAGATTTGTATATGGTTAGCTTACGACCAATCCCGTTGAGTTACCATGGTAAATCACGATATGTTGAACTGAAAACCCCTAAAAACCAAACGATGGAgtaa